A region from the Silene latifolia isolate original U9 population chromosome 7, ASM4854445v1, whole genome shotgun sequence genome encodes:
- the LOC141590027 gene encoding uncharacterized protein LOC141590027, with product MSKGKSNAYFSGVPDALKADILKKGHEYTIAKGYELIRLKKPEVPWVSHVWNRWSIPKHSFLVWIHQHNGLNTKDKMHKIGVTLDFACCICDRDREDNDHFFFKCQYSRRIITEIEKWMAIRIPYQDLQEWRDTRRGSQLKRGLINSVLNACIYSIWFQRNRSRVELQLLRPEIVARQIITQMKKRLQNTIIFPVKDKDKRWIQGLLDLN from the exons ATGagcaaaggaaaatcaaatgctTATTTTAGTGGTGTCCCAGATGCTCTAAAGGCTGATATCCTCAAG AAAGGGCATGAATATACTATTGCAAAGGGGTATGAACTTATTCGTCTGAAAAAGCCTGAGGTTCCCTGGGTTTCACATGTATGGAACAGATGGTCTATCCCTAAGCATAGCTTTCTTGTCTGGATCCATCAACACAATGGTCTCAACACAAAGGACAAAATGCACAAGATAGGGGTCACTCttgattttgcttgttgcatttGTGACCGGGACAGAGAAGATAACGATCACTTTTTCTTTAAATGCCAATACAGCAGAAGAATAATTACTGAAATTGAAAAGTGGATGGCAATAAGAATTCCTTACCAAGATCTGCAGGAATGGAGGGATACTCGAAGGGGTTCCCAGCTTAAAAGAGGTCTGATAAACTCGGTCTTGAATGCTTGTATCTACAGTATATGGTTCCAACGGAATCGTAGCAGAGTGGAGTTGCAGCTTCTTCGACCCGAAATTGTTGCCAGACAGATTATAACACAAATGAAGAAGAGGCTGCAGAACACTATCATTTTCCCAGTGAAAGACAAAGACAAGAGATGGATTCAAGGTCTCCTAGACTTGAATTGA